The Salvelinus alpinus chromosome 22, SLU_Salpinus.1, whole genome shotgun sequence DNA window ACACCAGTTCCCCTGGTCGTGGTAGCTTCTCTGTATGGTCACCCCTCTAACCCTGACACACAGCTCCTCTAGCTCCCCCTTGTGGAACACATGGTAGTAGCGGTGAAACACTGGGCTGGGAGCAGTATTGGGGACAGGGGCCTGGGCTTCAGTGGGGGGGTCTAAAGTATTTTTGGAGCCTTGTTCCCCCTGctcatcccctcccctcccctggttacaccctcctctccctccccccttgaGGTGCCAGGGTACCAGGAGGTCCTGGGAGTTGAAGGCAGTGCGGTTGGTATGAACGCTCAGTTTTGctggtctctctgtctcacgGTGGACCATGGTGCAGTCCGTGGCTATGCCTGAAAGATCCTGTGCTGTGTTGTGGGCGTCTGTGGTATTGCCTGAAAGATCCTGTGCTGTGTTGTGGGCGTCTGTGGTATTGCCTGTAAGACTCTTTGACTCCTGGTTGTTGTGGTCCGTGGAGTCGCCTGTAGGACCCTGTTGTCTGGTCTCTTTGAGATATTTGGACTTCTGCTTGTTATATTCCTGTTCCACAGCCCACACATAGATCAGCGCCCGTCCTCCAGGCCTCAGTAGTCGAACAAGTTCCTCAACCACAGCCTGCCTCCgcttctatacacacacacacacacacacacacacattaacaactCAAACAACTACACTCGATTAAACATGAAATAAGATATGTTTTAGTTCATGACCACTGACAGCTTGATAACGAAATACACTGTCAAtgtgaaatacagaaatcattaAATCAAGTTGAATGAAATCACTAAATGAAAAGCatctgtgtcggtgtgtgtgtgacctgtgtgGAGAGGTGGTGTATGACCGCAATAGAGATGCAGGCATCACAGGTGTCACTGCGTAGAGGTACATTGAGGGCATCTGACACAAAGGCCTGGAAGCCTCTTTCAGAGCAGATCTGGACCAGAGCACTGCTACGGTCACAGCCCACCTACACACAGGAAggagatacaaacacacacaactttaTTAATCCACCCAGCCCACCTACAAATAAGAGATACAAGCACACACAACTGTATTAATCCATATAGCCCATATGCCgcagaaggtagcctagtggttagagcggtgggccagtaaccgaaaggttgctagatcgaatccccgagccgccAAAGTAAAcacctgtcgttctgcccctgaacaagacagttaacccgctgttcctaggccgtcattgtaaataagaatttgttcttaactgacttgcctagttaaataaaggtgcaataaaacaaaaaataacacacacacaacacttccATTTTAATCTAAAACTTCCTGATTAGTAATTACTCCTTTTCCAGTTTTCTGATTAAATAGTGAGAGGAATGAACACAACTACTGATTATAAACCTCCTGACCCCAGCCAACCCCATTACTGGCCTGCCTTATCGAGAGAATCATTAAGACTTTCACATCCTCATCAAAGTCACCCAACTTATACCGCATAATGAAAACCAGCAGTGGACAAATTATAGCCAGACTAGCCATCCGCAACAACTCACAGcagagtaggagaggagagagcgagggaaattGATAGCTGTAATAATCTTTTGAATAAAACTCTTGTTCAGGGGAGAAATGTAATTAGGCTTCGTGAGTCATTTGCTCTAGCCTATAAGGAAGGGACTGGGGGAAGGCTGGAGGAGAATTTCAGATATTCTGTTTTATCGTGCGCGCAACACACCACGAAATACACACTCACTCTTGctcatacacagagacagacacacaaaggTCAACATTTGCATTCAATTCAAAGTAGTGAAGTTATCACTATTAGAATGGCTGAGGGGGGAGTAGTCTCTGCAGGTATCCTAATCCATTTTCACAAAAGTAGAGTAGCATTCACAAGGCTTCGCTATGCTGGGAACATCGTGTAGAGACTGTTTTGGAGTCTTTGAAAGTTTATATGGTACATCTAAAGCATAGTCTGAGTACCAAGATAGAGGGAAAAGTCATGTTTTATTCAAATAATAAATGTTTACAAAAATAGTGTAGCGTTTATAACTGTCTATTTTCTTCATCAGGCTTCACAAAGCTGAGACGTGTAAAGAAGTCAGAAAACATGCATGATAGGCTAATGGCAGAGCgagaacagaacagtagtcaaTAAACAGGACACTCTCTTCCGTAGATTGTGTTAAAAGATGCTAGTATTTAGAAATTACCCTCACAGACCCCCCTTACCGCAATCACATCCGGGTTGACGCCCAGGTACTTTCCGTTCCCACAGCCCACATCAGCGAGAATGCTTCCTGGTTCTAGGGAAGACAGGAAGTGACACACGCGTGGCCAGGGGGAGTGTCGAGTGCTGCTGAAGTGACAAGCGATCTCCTCGTACACGCGGTGCACAAACTCCGCCTCCAGACGGCAGGCGTCAGTCTGGCTGCGAGGAAGGGAGGGGGGCGAGGGAGGGGCAGTAGGCTGCTGGCTGTCACAGGCCGAGGGGTAACCTGCACAGAAGAGAGATCGGGACAAACGGGTCAGCACAGGTAAaggtacacacagagacacatcaaTCCCATCTGCTTTTAACAAATAAAAGAGCTCACCACAGTCACATGGTGTGCGGCGCACCTTACGGAAGGTGAGAGAGGTCCTGGTGCCCCTCCTACTTAGGGTGAGGTTACTATGGTTACTGAGGCCAGAGGTCACTGCAGCTGGGGATTTTGGGTCACAGGCTGGCACCACATCAAACTTCCTGGGGGTTATCCTGGAAAACCACAGAAAACACCCATTTAAATGGAAAGTTGACATGTTGGTTTCCTTACACTGACAGCAGTCAATAAGCAAGGTATGAcatcaatccatgctttggtttagtgtCCATGGTACTGTTTACACATACTaacattttagcatttgtggcacaaatcctaCTCAAGAAATGTGTTTGTTGTTAGCATTTTTCACGCATAATGTTCACATCCTCCATAAGTGACTGTTGAGCTTCATAATAGATTTTAGATACTTTTGGATGTTTTGAACCCAAAGCATGGATAGCTGTCATACTTTGTCCCTAGACTGTTAACAGCATAAGGAAAccaatgtcattttgtaatttggttgAACTGTCCCTACACCCACTAGTCTCACCCTCTTCCTTTacccccactttctctctctctctctctccatctctctcttaccAGTGGGTCCATAGGTatcagctctctctccccctccccatctctctcttaccTGAGGGTCCATAGgtctcagctctctctccctccccatctctctcttaccCGAGGGTCCATAGGTCtcagatctctctctccccatctctctcttaccTGAGGGTCCATGGGTCTCAGATCTCTCTCCccaaccccatctctctcttaccTGAGGGTCCATGGGTCTCAGATCTCTCTCTTACCTGAGGGTCCATAGGTCtcagatctctctctccccatctctctcttaccCGAGGGTCCATAGGTCtcagatctctctctccccatctctctcttaccCGAGGGTCCATAGGTCtcagatctctctctccccatctctctcttaccTGAGGGTCCATAGGTCtcagatctctctctccccaaccccatctctctcttaccCGTGGGTCCATAGGTATCTGCTCTCTCCCTTCATCACCAGGAGACTGCGCCCTGGCAACACTATGGCAACCGAGCGGCCTTCAGGATGACGAAAATCCATCACCGTCTGCAATGAGAGAGAAAtggagcgagagggagacagagagatggcgagagagagaggagagtgacagGATATAATGGCATTTCAGACACTGCTGAACCGGTGTTACAAAGCAGGAACAGATCACAACTTTCTACACCACTTTCTCCTCCATGAAATCACAGGCCTTACTGATATCTAcatgctcatacacacacacacgatctgggctctcttcctcctctcagaTCCTCTGGGGAGTATCACCCCATCAACAGAACCGCTCAGATGTGACCAAATCAATCCAGAACCAGACAGCTTCTCTATGCTAAAACCCCCAGCaattattcacacacacacgcaatgttTACTGATTCATTACCTTTGCCTGACAACTTCCTGTTAAATGATTACTGCAGAGGAAACAAAGATATCCTCCAGTAGGCCTAACCTGTCAGTCCAGATAACCTACTACAACGTCAGAAAATATGaacacctacatgtacatactacctctgTACTGTACCAGCAACACCCTgtttatattgttattttttgctgctcctctttaattacttgttacttttatctcttattcatattttctgaaactgcactgttggttaggggctcctatgtaagcatttcactgtaagggctacacctgttgtattcagggcatgtgaccaataacacttgatttgagtagaagcctaagtatcgCTTACAACTGCCTATTCATTTCTACTGAACAAAGACATTGCCAACCACTCAAAACTGCCAACTAGTACATTACAACTTACAAAACATAGATGTCCCTCAAGACACTTCATCACAAAAACATATTACAAAATCGAAACGCTCACTCAACACTGCCTACCACAGCTTCAGAGACAAGGATATGTTTTATATTATTCCAAATTAACTATCAGTCAAGGCTGTCAACTTCATTATAACTTCAGGGCAGTTCACTTCTCTCCTATCAGTCTGGGCATAAAACTTCCTTTCACATGGAGAAGTTCCTTATCATTCTGTCAGACACGCAGCACGGTACACTATCTGTCTGTAATTGATCTTGTGTTGTAAGAGAGGCTGTTGCTAATGGCACCACTGCAGGCGCAGAGGAAcagatttcaaaatgtatttaacctttatttaactaggcaagtcagttaagaacaaattcatattttcaatgacggtctaggaacagcgggttaactgccttgttctggggcagaacgacagatttttatcttgtcagctcggggattcaatctagcaacctttcggttactggcccaatgctctaaccactaggctacctgccaccccaaaaagATGACGTGTCTCATCCTCTAACCCTGTCGTACCTAAAGCAGTCTCCCCGTCAGCCTGTCGCAGGAAAAGATGACGTGTCGCATCCTCTAACCCTGTCGTACCTAAAGCAGCCCCCCTGTCAGCCTGTCGCAGGAAAAGATGACGTGTCTCATCCTCTAACCCTGTCGTACCTAAAGCAGCCTCCCTGTCAGCCTGTCGCAGGAAAAGATGACGTGTCGCATCCTCTAACCCTGTCGTACCTAAAGCAGCCTCCCTGTCAGCCTGTCGCAGGAAAAGATGACGTGTCGCATCCTCTAACCCTGTCGTACCTAAAGCAGTCTCCCTGTCAGCCTGTCGCAGGAAAAGATGACGTGTCTCATCCTCTAACCCTGTCGTACCTAAAGCAGCCTCCCTGTCAGCCTGTCGCAGGAAAAGATGACGTGTCGCATCCTCTAACCCTGTCGTACCTAAAGCAGCCTCCCTGTCAGCCTGTCGCAGGAAAAGATGACGTGTCTCATCCTCTAACCCTGTCGTACCTAAAGCAGCCTCCCTGTCAGCCTGTCGCAGGAAAAGATGACGTGTCGCATCCTCTAACCCTGTCGTACCTAAAGCAGTCTCCCTGTCAGCCTGTCGCAGGAAAAGATGACGTGTCTCATCCTCTAACCCTGTCGTATCTAAAGCAGTCTCCCTGTCAGCCTGTCGCAGGAAAAGCTGCCCCCTCCTGTCAACCAGTGATTTACTGACAGTGTCTGCCTTGTAGCTGTGACAGGGAACAACttcacacagacatatggaaCCTCTTTCTCTTTCCTACATCTGTCTTTGCATTTCTTTCATTAATTCACCATTACCAAAAAGAAGCAGCCTTCACAGACACACATCATCAACTCAGTCTATGAGACGGAACTCTCCActctagtttgtgtgtgtgtgtgtgtgtgtgtgtgtgtgtgtgtgtgtgtgtgtgtgtgtgtgtgtgtgtgtcttgcggGATACTAAGCAGCATTGTGAGGGCCTCTCCAGCTACAGTAACACGCTCACAAAAACTCTGAAAAGCTTTTTCAATGCATtgcgagaaagacagagagagagagaaagggtgggggaagagagaggatgggggacagAGTATAGACTTAATGTTCTGTGAGGAAATTAAAACAGATTGAAGATGTACCTTAGCACCCAAGCTTAGGGAGAGAATGATGTCTTCAAAGGCAGAGTGAGTGTCCACATGAGGAGGAATACCTGACAGCAACACAAATAACCCATAAGCTCAACGGTATGCCTTTAAACACCAGCACTATTAACATGAGTTATCCAAACATCAACCAGTAGAAAGGTCTATAAATTGCCTCTGAATAACTTACATAAGGATTGTGTTCATTTCCAGTTCCACACACTTCACAGTCTGATTctacagcagcattgattctaccTTCATTGTCCTCTGCCTTCTGACTGCAGAGCACGCTGCCCCTGTGAGGTCAAGGAGGGTACTACAGCTGCTGGATGAGATTAGACTCACCTTGTCCAGACTGGTACTGGTTCACAGTCAGCTGGTCTGGCATGacttctgtgtgtctgtccctcaCACACCTCTCCAGCACAGGGACACACACCTGGGGAAGACCTGGGAACAAGACCACAAACATCAATTTATAGCAAGGGAACCACTGAGTATATTCCATACACAAACACCATACAATACTATGATGGTCATAGGGACTGACAAGACACACATACCTCCAGGTAACGGTTTGTCTTTGTCCACGTTGTTGTTGTCATAGCGAAACTCGTAACCAAAATGCTTCACTCTCCTGTGCTTCAGGACTTTCTGCACTGGAAGACAAACAACAATTATTAGCCAGTGACTGAAACCTGCACTGACAGTTGGTTGATTGGTTGTTTGGGGACCTACATGGTGAATATGTAACATACCGTCTGgatattttggtcatttagcagatgagCTTATCCAAAGAGACTTATATaatcaattagggttaagtgccttgctcaaggtcacGTCGACAGATTCTTCACCTAGTCGactcaaaccagcgaccttttggttacaggcccaacgctcttaactgctaggctacctgctgtgtGACAGTGCTTGATTCTGGAAATGGTCCTCAGGTCCTATACAAGCTGGAATGTTGAATGAAATTATATTTGAACTTACTCTTCCAATTGTCCGTGATGTTGGTCCTTCAGCTGCTCtaaatttgagacaaaatatctaCATGAAACTATTGTTTGCCTGACTTTTTAGAGCACCGGTACTGAAGTTGACGTTTCTATTCCCTGGCACAGGCGAgaaaccatgtaaacacctggaAGACTTTGGTTAGTATGCATGGTTCGCATCTGTGTACTTCTGCCTTGTGCACGTGCCTTCAGTCATGAGCAAACATATTTTTTAATTGCCACACACAGAGACCCGTGTTTTAAAGTTGGTTGAATAATACTTTCatgtggatattttgtctcaaatttcgACCAGCTGAGGGACCAACACCACAGACAAACGGCAGAGTAAGTTTAAATATAATATTTTTCAACATTAGTGACAGATAAGGGACGTTTAGGATCGTTCTATATAAATATGCGTGTGTTGTCTACATCATTTGTAGACGTCACCACATCCCGTCACTAGTTGACTGGTTGACTGATTGATCAGACGGAATAACACATCTTTAAAATATCTGAAcatgtgttgtgtctgtgaagGAGTGGTTTAAATCCGACTGCTCACCAGTGACATCCTCATCGTGGGACGTCCAGTCTATAGCATCCAGCAGGAGAGCCTCTTCCTCTGGGGACACAAACTCCTCAACCAGCACCAACCCTGGGGGGAGGTCCACACACCCCCACAACTCACTGTCCACTGCAAGGAGATAGACACAAACAAGTTACTACAGGgagcataacacacacacaaactttttTTTGTCTTCAGATCTGACTGAGTCAACTATGgtgacccccacacacacacatttacctgTGTTGACATAGCTCAGGTACAGTGTGACAATCTGGTCCCCACACTGCAGCTGTCGTCCGTTGAGGGCGTGTCCTCTTTGGgcgctgacctctgacctgtaggTCACTAGGGCGTAGGGTTTGTGTGGGGGCATAACCAGGGTTTCCACCTCACCGACCTCTCCCAGCACGTCCTGGAGCTGCTCACGGCTCACACCGTTACCTAGCCCACCGTTAGCCACCACCAGGCTCTGCAGAGAAACATCAGTGTAGCTAGCATTACAGTCCTAGAtcgtgtctgtgttcttttctcAGATAGCTTACCTAGTCACATTGCACAGTATATAGCTATTGTATTCGTGTTCTGTCTACTTTATGAACGTACAGATGTGTTCTTGCTGTCTagcagctagctacagtagctaacacGTAACACTAGCTCTCTCCCGCAAAACAAAGACTGCAGTTATTACCTTGGTGGGCTGTGATACTGTGCTTATACCCTCATGTTTCAGTAAAGTATGACTGGCTTTGATTTGCTTTCGGAGAAGTTTCTTCTCCTCTTTACTTCTCCTGACAGCTTTCACGTTTCCAGAGCAGGGCTCCATGGTGTAACTTCTAAATATGTCCCCACTGCTACACAGACCTGAGAAATGCTTCCGGAATtacgtaaaatacctatccaggcgttgttGTCATATCTGGAATGTGTCAACAAAACCTAGGCAGAGGAATGGGCCTCATACAGTCGTGTTCCCCTAATCAGATTTTGCGAatgcatgccagatcttacaacccCTGGATAGGTATTTTGCTGATCAGGTAATCACATCACATGCTACATCGATCTGGTGCTTCACTCTAAATTCTTGATTTGTGTATAGGCATGTGGGTCGCCTGTCAACCAGGCTAAAATCTGTTGCTAGACTGCACAGTTGATGACATTGCAAACAATCATTGGTTGATGCATACAGCGCCTGAGCAAGGGAACCAAGCATAGGAATATGACGCCTAACTGCCCAGTTGATGACGTCACACGGAACCATTGGTTTTGTTTTGTATTCGCATTGTGATTGGTCCCTGAACCCATAGGAGACGATTTTGAAATATAAAGGCCTCCTTCCTTTCTCTATTCTGTAAAACCGCAAAAGGGCTGACACGCTTTGGCATTACTTTTATCAACTTCCACTGTCCTCAAAGAGTTGCTAAATGTTCTCTTCACTTCAGATTGCTGATCAATTCATTCACCTCGAAGAGCATGGTAACGGCATTGTTCCCTTCACATTATTCccattatttatttgtttaatttAAATTGATGAATTTACATTAAAGTTATTATTGGTACCAGGTCTAGTGACTAAAATTGGACTACAGCTATTTGCATGTGTTTGATTTGTGAAGGATAGTGAATTGGGCACGGTGAATCAGTCTTACCTGTGTCTTAATGTTGGGTTTGCAGGCGACTGCCGACTGACTGATCTTCAACGATCCCTACTTCTTAAATAACTTACTCATTATTATtcgtagatcagtcagtcagtctcaatTTCCCCATGATACATTATGGTTTTGAGATCCTTTTGTTGGTCAATTTCTTCAACAGATGATCAGTTCTATATAATTCGCAAACGTATTCATTAGTAGTAGAAAGGAAACACAGACTCTTTGTTTAAGTATTACAATTCTCCTTTAGTAATACAATTGGAGGCAGAAGttggtacagagtacagtatatgatGGCTCTCCCCAGGTTCTGCGAAATGTCTAAGATATCCTGTAACTCATATAGCCTCCCCAGTCCTCCTTGCGTGACTTTCCCTGGCAACAACATTTTAACAAATCTAACTTCCCCCTGAGCAGTAACCATCTTGTCAGCAATTAAAAGATCAGAAGTGGGTTTAATTCCAGTAAGAGACAGTCCCCTGGATTATATTAATCCCCTTGGAATGCCTATGGAATCCTGGAATGAGAGCGGCTCAGGGAAAACTCTCTCAGCAGTCCTGCTGtgaccccagtgtgtgtgtgtgtgtctgtgtacatgcagtgtgtgtgtgtgtgtacatgcagtgTGTGCATGCAGGCGTGTTGCATGTATTTATGGATTGACCAGAGGGCAGGTTTAGCAGCAGATTTGTGATAACAATACTCTCCTTAAGCAGCTGTCGAATGTATGGCTAGTTGTGAGGTTTGCTGTCGTGATATGTAACAAGTTAGCCTGTCAGTTATTACAACAACTGTTGTTGTTTCTGAAAGGAATACTCCATGACAGTGTGTGACAAACGAATGTTCTTTCATTATTAACTAGTGTCCTGTAACACTTAGAAAGCATGCCAATACACCACCAATCACCAAAGCACAACAACGTACATGATAACAAGTCACTATCAAAGTCAGTGTGCAAATGTTACTCAACCGCAGAATTACTAAACATCCATAACAACCTTATCaactgggtcgttccaccaattaaGTGCCTTTTGAGTAATGAATTTTAAATAGTTTATTTAACCTAattctaacattctgtcataaagagttatacatttcactgtacttgtgcatgtgacaatacaACTTGAACTAAAGAGCAAATGTTCAAGTTAATAAAACACACTTTTTCCCATCTCGAGTGGTTGATTAAAAACAAAAATGCTATTGTAAGTGCCTATTAAATGCCCAAAAAAGTAaaagggttgactgtaacagggttgactgtaacagggttgactgtaacagtgttgactgtaacagggttgactgtaacggGGTTGACCGTAacggggttgaccgtaacagggttgaccgtaacagggttgaccgtgacagggttgaccgtagcagggttgaccgtaacatggttgaccgtaacagggttgactgtaacagggttgaccgtaacagggttgaccgtgacagggttgaccgtaacatggttgaccgtaacagggttgaccgtaacagggttgaccgtggatgggttgaccgtaacagggttgactgtaacagtgTTGACTgtgacagggttgaccgtaacatggTTGACGTAAcatggttgactgtaacagggttgactgtaacagggttgactgtaacagggttgaccgtaacagggttgaccgtaacagggttgaccgtaacattGTTGACTGTAACAGTGTTGACTGTAAcatggttgactgtaacagggttgaccgtaacagggttgactgtaacagggttgaccgtaacatggttgactgtaacagggttgcccgtaacagggttgactgtaacagggttgaccgtaacagggttgaaaACTTTATCTTAAATCAGTCCGAAATCCCCCTGTGACagtgggaatggaagcttgttgtgtgcaacaggaagGGACAATTGAATACAAgctttacaatttaaaaaaaatcgttAATACATCTCTAGCCTATTTATctctgggtaacagggttgacatatTATACACGAcctgctcagttttccaccacaaaacaccataaAATGTCCAAAAAGAGTAAAACCAGGTCACCTGCTTTTAAACTACGATTTGACTATCAGATGTTCAATGTGTCTTTTGATAATCTTTTTAAAGGAATAATTTCACCATgttaaaatgagagttcagtttATTTAACAGGGTTGAtgttaaaatgagggacagggtTGGAATCACTAATAACATTAAATAATTAATCATCTTCAGaaattacttttttttaaagcaagTCTATTCATATTAAAACTCTGATTTATTGAATTTCAATGTGGTCTATTTTTTTAAAGGCTGCTTAATTtaggcttttaaaatgcaatatttcCTTTTAGTGCCCATGTGGCCCATTATAAGGATACAGGGAGTCATAGAGGTGAATTGTGTGAGGTGAATCTATACTCCAGCCATTGGTTATTGTGTGAGTTGAATCCATAACCCAGCCATTTATTTATTGTGTGAGGTGAATCCATAACCAAGCCATTGGTTATTGTGTGAGGTGAATCCATAACCCAGCCATTTATTTATTGTGTGAGGTGAATCCATAACCCAGCCATTTATTTATTGTGTGAGGTGAATCCATAACCAAGCCATTGGTTATTGTGAGGTGAATCCATAACCAAGCCATTGGTTATTGTGAGGTGCATCCATAACCAAGCCATTGGTTATTGTGAGGTGCATCCATAACCAAGCCATTGGTTATTGTGAGGTGCATCCATAACCAAGCCATTGGTTATTGTGTGAGTTGAATCCATAACCCAGCCATTTATTTATTGTGTGAGGTGAATCCATAACCAAGCCATTGGTTATTGCGTGAGGTGAATCCATAACCAAGCCAAAGCACAACATGCATATTTTCCTGGCACGCCTCATCTCTAATTCTTATTATTAAAAGAATGAGTATTGTATTTAGAACTACTGTAATCCAGCCCAGACAATGTGCTTTTGTAAATAACACTTGTGTCCCCCATCCCCTGGGTCCTGCCCTCATCAGcagaggaggtgtgtgtgagtgtccgcATGTGGTTGCATGTCAGATTCCATTGTCAGGCTCCAGAGGGTTCGGCTCCACCCCACGGCCCAAACATCCAGAAACTATATCTGAACCTTGGGCAGGAGGTTACTTTAGGGGTGGACCCTGGCCCCCAGGACtgtagaagacagacagacaactcttAAACCCCGACCACAGGACTACAGAGGACCGTTGCCTGTCACACCCACCACCAGACCCAGCCAGGTAAATGCCCAATGGCTTAAAAATAatggagagccgcacactctaggagctcagatgcaaaaatgtttaatttaccaacgtttcgacaggcaagctgtcttcatcagggtacaatcaaagacactgcgggatgactcatttatatatagtgtcaagacacacaggtgtctgtaatcatggccaagagtggcctaatatcattggttaatttctcaaatattaaaatggcatagaaagagcagcatacaataaatacaaatggatagcatacgatcatagactcacttaagaccacaca harbors:
- the alkbh8 gene encoding tRNA (carboxymethyluridine(34)-5-O)-methyltransferase alkbh8 isoform X2 yields the protein MEPCSGNVKAVRRSKEEKKLLRKQIKASHTLLKHEGISTVSQPTKSLVVANGGLGNGVSREQLQDVLGEVGEVETLVMPPHKPYALVTYRSEVSAQRGHALNGRQLQCGDQIVTLYLSYVNTVDSELWGCVDLPPGLVLVEEFVSPEEEALLLDAIDWTSHDEDVTVQKVLKHRRVKHFGYEFRYDNNNVDKDKPLPGGLPQVCVPVLERCVRDRHTEVMPDQLTVNQYQSGQGIPPHVDTHSAFEDIILSLSLGAKTVMDFRHPEGRSVAIVLPGRSLLVMKGESRYLWTHGITPRKFDVVPACDPKSPAAVTSGLSNHSNLTLSRRGTRTSLTFRKVRRTPCDCGYPSACDSQQPTAPPSPPSLPRSQTDACRLEAEFVHRVYEEIACHFSSTRHSPWPRVCHFLSSLEPGSILADVGCGNGKYLGVNPDVIAVGCDRSSALVQICSERGFQAFVSDALNVPLRSDTCDACISIAVIHHLSTQKRRQAVVEELVRLLRPGGRALIYVWAVEQEYNKQKSKYLKETRQQGPTGDSTDHNNQESKSLTGNTTDAHNTAQDLSGIATDCTMVHRETERPAKLSVHTNRTAFNSQDLLVPWHLKGGGRGGCNQGRGGDEQGEQGSKNTLDPPTEAQAPVPNTAPSPVFHRYYHVFHKGELEELCVRVRGVTIQRSYHDQGNWCVILEKTGD
- the alkbh8 gene encoding tRNA (carboxymethyluridine(34)-5-O)-methyltransferase alkbh8 isoform X1; translated protein: MEPCSGNVKAVRRSKEEKKLLRKQIKASHTLLKHEGISTVSQPTKSLVVANGGLGNGVSREQLQDVLGEVGEVETLVMPPHKPYALVTYRSEVSAQRGHALNGRQLQCGDQIVTLYLSYVNTVDSELWGCVDLPPGLVLVEEFVSPEEEALLLDAIDWTSHDEDVTVQKVLKHRRVKHFGYEFRYDNNNVDKDKPLPGGLPQVCVPVLERCVRDRHTEVMPDQLTVNQYQSGQGIPPHVDTHSAFEDIILSLSLGAKTVMDFRHPEGRSVAIVLPGRSLLVMKGESRYLWTHGITPRKFDVVPACDPKSPAAVTSGLSNHSNLTLSRRGTRTSLTFRKVRRTPCDCGYPSACDSQQPTAPPSPPSLPRSQTDACRLEAEFVHRVYEEIACHFSSTRHSPWPRVCHFLSSLEPGSILADVGCGNGKYLGVNPDVIAVGCDRSSALVQICSERGFQAFVSDALNVPLRSDTCDACISIAVIHHLSTQKRRQAVVEELVRLLRPGGRALIYVWAVEQEYNKQKSKYLKETRQQGPTGDSTDHNNQESKSLTGNTTDAHNTAQDLSGNTTDAHNTAQDLSGIATDCTMVHRETERPAKLSVHTNRTAFNSQDLLVPWHLKGGGRGGCNQGRGGDEQGEQGSKNTLDPPTEAQAPVPNTAPSPVFHRYYHVFHKGELEELCVRVRGVTIQRSYHDQGNWCVILEKTGD